The following proteins are co-located in the Leptolyngbya sp. SIO1E4 genome:
- the rplP gene encoding 50S ribosomal protein L16 has product MLSPRRTKFRKQHRGRMRGMAQRGNKLNFGEYAIQATEPSWLTSRQIEAARRAMTRYVRRGGKIWIRVFPDKPITMRPAETRMGSGKGNPEFWVAVVKPGRIIFEIAGVPEEIAREAMRLASFKLPFKTKIVAREQEDA; this is encoded by the coding sequence ATGTTAAGTCCTAGACGAACTAAATTTCGAAAGCAGCACCGGGGTCGCATGCGAGGAATGGCCCAGCGGGGAAACAAGCTAAATTTTGGCGAGTATGCTATCCAGGCAACAGAACCTTCCTGGCTAACCTCTCGGCAGATCGAAGCGGCCCGACGCGCTATGACGCGCTATGTCCGACGGGGAGGCAAAATCTGGATCCGAGTCTTTCCAGATAAGCCGATTACAATGCGCCCAGCAGAAACCCGAATGGGCTCAGGTAAGGGCAACCCTGAATTTTGGGTTGCCGTTGTGAAACCGGGGCGTATCATCTTTGAGATTGCTGGGGTTCCCGAAGAAATCGCCCGGGAAGCCATGCGCTTAGCTTCCTTCAAGCTGCCCTTTAAGACCAAAATTGTTGCTCGTGAGCAGGAGGATGCATAG
- a CDS encoding sigma-70 family RNA polymerase sigma factor: protein MNEVHKQLELLTEFVKHTLSRKEVGTSKNLMFLIRRSLGQMRLLNEWDESEILIEAYLRTRRNIESGEIIENLPGYLVRVSQFIILEKNRKRKRNYGISQKLSGFTPDVASLPESSYEEGVNYEIVNSLWDSFNALPEKDRRILTLRIVKGYSWQEIGYQLIESGIEESYDSCLAAKLRKQGERALEKLRKRILSIDNQ, encoded by the coding sequence ATGAATGAGGTTCACAAGCAGCTTGAATTACTCACTGAGTTTGTTAAGCACACACTGTCACGGAAGGAGGTTGGAACTTCAAAAAATCTGATGTTCTTAATTCGACGCTCGTTAGGCCAAATGAGACTGCTTAATGAGTGGGATGAAAGTGAGATTCTGATTGAAGCTTACTTACGCACCCGAAGGAATATTGAATCGGGCGAAATCATTGAGAATCTTCCTGGTTATTTGGTTCGCGTTTCCCAGTTTATTATTCTAGAGAAAAATAGAAAGAGGAAACGTAACTATGGCATTAGTCAGAAATTATCCGGGTTCACGCCAGATGTAGCATCATTGCCGGAAAGCTCCTATGAAGAGGGAGTTAACTATGAAATCGTCAATTCTTTATGGGATTCTTTTAATGCTTTACCAGAGAAAGACAGAAGAATCTTAACGCTTAGAATAGTGAAGGGGTATTCTTGGCAGGAAATTGGCTATCAGTTGATAGAATCTGGGATCGAGGAAAGCTATGATAGTTGTCTGGCTGCAAAATTAAGAAAGCAAGGTGAGAGAGCACTCGAAAAGCTCAGAAAAAGGATTCTTTCTATTGATAATCAATAG
- the pyk gene encoding pyruvate kinase translates to MKPLLHRTKVVATIGPASSSRETIRQMVQAGMNVARLNFSHGTYEDHTRMIQLLRAVSAEMDTPITLLQDLQGPKIRVGKLAKGVIDLVDGETITLVPVGKEGDAPDCIGIDYPYLAEEAEVGMQVLLDDGLLELKVEAIEPPKVICRIMQGGLLKPRKGVNLPDLSLRLPSMTEKDKQDLRFGVSQGVDWVSLSFVRRAEDIYTLKELLKAEGAPETPVIAKIEKPQAIANLDAILEATDGVMVARGDLGVEMKAEKVPLLQKRIIKACNLRSIPVITATQMLESMIANARPTRAEASDVANAIIDGTDAVMLSGESAVGKFPVRAVHMLARIAIDVESELDFVNNPPETGDETHALSEALNVIDKILDLQCIVAFTESGYTAMIAAGERPNAPVVAFTPDRDVYHRLNLVWGVKPIVVSESVTTFEAMTQQAESYLLKRKMASPGDQILIMGGVPANHAQGTNFLKIQTIKGEYIP, encoded by the coding sequence ATGAAGCCGCTTTTACACCGCACTAAAGTTGTGGCGACCATTGGCCCTGCTAGTAGTTCCCGTGAAACCATTCGTCAGATGGTGCAAGCCGGGATGAACGTTGCTCGATTGAACTTTTCCCATGGCACCTATGAAGACCATACACGCATGATTCAGTTGCTGCGGGCTGTTTCAGCGGAGATGGATACCCCGATTACCCTGCTGCAAGATTTGCAGGGACCCAAAATTAGGGTAGGAAAGTTGGCAAAGGGCGTCATTGATTTAGTCGATGGCGAGACAATCACCCTCGTGCCCGTTGGCAAGGAAGGCGATGCCCCAGACTGTATCGGGATTGATTATCCTTACTTGGCTGAAGAGGCTGAGGTGGGAATGCAAGTGCTTTTGGACGATGGCTTATTGGAGCTTAAGGTGGAAGCCATTGAGCCCCCTAAGGTTATTTGCCGGATTATGCAGGGGGGGCTGCTAAAGCCTCGTAAAGGTGTCAATCTACCGGACTTGAGTTTGCGACTGCCGTCGATGACGGAAAAAGATAAGCAGGATTTACGCTTTGGAGTTTCTCAAGGGGTGGACTGGGTCTCGTTGAGTTTTGTGCGCCGGGCAGAAGATATTTACACCTTAAAAGAGCTGTTAAAAGCAGAAGGGGCTCCAGAAACACCGGTAATTGCCAAGATTGAGAAGCCGCAGGCGATCGCTAACTTAGACGCCATTTTAGAGGCGACAGATGGTGTCATGGTGGCGCGGGGTGACCTGGGAGTAGAAATGAAGGCGGAAAAGGTGCCGTTACTCCAGAAGCGCATTATCAAAGCCTGTAATCTGCGGAGTATCCCGGTGATCACGGCGACGCAGATGCTAGAGAGCATGATTGCCAATGCCCGCCCGACCCGAGCGGAAGCCAGTGATGTGGCCAATGCCATTATTGATGGCACTGATGCAGTGATGCTGTCTGGGGAATCTGCAGTGGGTAAGTTTCCCGTACGCGCAGTCCATATGCTGGCGCGGATCGCGATCGATGTGGAATCGGAACTGGACTTTGTCAACAACCCCCCCGAGACCGGTGATGAGACCCACGCCCTGAGTGAAGCCCTAAATGTAATTGACAAGATTCTGGATCTGCAGTGCATCGTAGCGTTTACAGAGTCAGGCTACACCGCCATGATTGCGGCTGGGGAACGCCCCAATGCCCCGGTGGTAGCATTTACGCCCGATCGCGATGTGTATCACCGCTTAAACCTGGTTTGGGGCGTAAAACCCATTGTGGTGAGTGAATCGGTCACGACTTTCGAAGCCATGACCCAGCAAGCAGAATCCTATCTACTGAAGCGGAAAATGGCGAGCCCTGGGGATCAAATTTTGATTATGGGGGGGGTTCCGGCCAATCATGCTCAAGGAACCAACTTTTTGAAGATCCAGACGATTAAGGGGGAATACATACCTTAA
- the rplV gene encoding 50S ribosomal protein L22 gives MAVVDTNAQVKAVARYIRMSPHKVRRVLDQIRGLSYREALIILEFMPYRACDPVLKALRSAVANAEHNNGLDPASLVISEAYADAGPTLRRYRPRAQGRAYQIRKPTCHITIAVAPGE, from the coding sequence ATGGCTGTTGTTGATACTAATGCACAGGTTAAAGCGGTTGCCCGCTACATTCGCATGTCTCCCCACAAGGTGCGTCGAGTCCTTGACCAGATTCGAGGGCTATCCTACCGGGAGGCTCTCATTATTTTGGAGTTTATGCCTTATCGAGCGTGTGACCCTGTGCTGAAGGCATTGCGTTCAGCGGTTGCTAACGCCGAGCACAACAATGGACTAGATCCTGCTTCTCTGGTCATTAGTGAAGCCTACGCTGATGCAGGGCCAACGCTGCGTCGCTATCGCCCTCGGGCTCAGGGACGGGCTTACCAAATTCGCAAACCAACTTGTCATATCACTATCGCTGTGGCACCTGGCGAATAG
- the rplN gene encoding 50S ribosomal protein L14 has translation MIQQETYLNVADNSGARKLMCIRVLGGNRTYAGVGDIIVAVVKDAIPNMAIKKSDVVRAVIVRTRKGLRRSSGMSIRFDDNAAVIINTDGNPRGTRVFGPVARELRDKNFTKIVSLAPEVL, from the coding sequence GTGATTCAGCAAGAAACTTATTTAAACGTGGCTGATAATAGCGGTGCTCGCAAGCTCATGTGCATTCGGGTACTCGGAGGCAATCGTACCTATGCGGGGGTTGGCGATATTATTGTCGCCGTCGTCAAAGATGCGATACCCAATATGGCCATTAAAAAGTCAGATGTGGTTCGGGCTGTCATTGTCCGCACTCGTAAAGGGTTGCGCCGCAGCAGTGGCATGAGCATCCGCTTTGATGATAATGCTGCCGTCATTATCAATACCGATGGTAATCCTCGCGGCACTCGAGTATTTGGCCCGGTCGCTCGGGAGTTACGCGATAAGAACTTTACCAAAATTGTTTCTTTGGCTCCGGAGGTATTGTGA
- a CDS encoding 50S ribosomal protein L3 yields the protein MSVGILGTKLGMTQIFDDEGNAIPVTVVEAGPCVVTQIKTTQTDGYTAVQLGYGSVPDKALTKPQLGHLAKAGATSVRHLKEYRVDKVDEFELGQAITADQFEAGQLVDVMGTSIGKGFAGYQKRHNFSRGPMAHGSKNHRLPGSIGAGTTPSRVYPGKRMAGQLGGKRVTTRKLTVVRVDAEKNLLVIKGTIPGKTGALLSVAPANIVGE from the coding sequence GTGTCAGTTGGGATTCTCGGAACCAAGTTGGGTATGACCCAAATTTTTGACGATGAGGGGAACGCAATTCCCGTCACTGTGGTTGAGGCAGGCCCCTGCGTCGTTACTCAAATCAAGACCACACAGACCGATGGCTACACTGCTGTGCAACTTGGGTATGGCAGCGTACCAGACAAAGCGCTAACAAAGCCCCAGCTAGGGCATTTGGCCAAGGCAGGGGCTACCTCTGTTCGGCACTTAAAGGAGTATCGCGTCGATAAAGTAGACGAATTTGAACTAGGCCAGGCAATCACGGCTGATCAGTTTGAGGCCGGGCAGCTAGTGGATGTAATGGGTACCAGCATTGGTAAAGGCTTTGCCGGATACCAAAAGCGCCATAACTTTAGTCGTGGCCCGATGGCCCACGGCTCTAAAAATCACCGCCTTCCTGGTTCCATTGGCGCCGGGACAACGCCCAGTCGCGTCTACCCCGGCAAGCGGATGGCGGGTCAATTAGGCGGGAAACGCGTTACTACTCGCAAGCTAACGGTTGTACGCGTTGATGCCGAGAAAAATTTATTGGTGATTAAAGGAACCATTCCCGGCAAGACGGGAGCGCTACTGAGCGTTGCTCCGGCCAATATTGTGGGTGAGTAA
- the rpsC gene encoding 30S ribosomal protein S3 encodes MGQKIHPTGFRLGIVQEHRSRWYADSDRYPQLLQEDHIIRTYIEQNLSNAGISDIRIERKADQIDLEIRTARPGVVVGRGGSGIEALRAGLQKKLRDFSRQIRINVVEVARVDADASLVAEYIVQQLERRVAFRRVVRQTLQRAQRAGVEGIKVQVSGRLNGAEIARTEWTREGRVPLHTLRADVDYAYRIAQTTYGVLGVKVWIFRGEVIPGQEDQAPTNTVQPRRRQQRRRQQFEDRSNEG; translated from the coding sequence GTGGGACAGAAGATTCATCCAACCGGCTTTCGTCTCGGAATTGTTCAAGAGCACCGTTCTCGGTGGTATGCCGATAGCGATCGCTATCCGCAGCTGCTTCAGGAAGACCACATTATCCGCACCTACATTGAGCAGAACCTGAGTAACGCTGGAATTTCGGATATTCGAATCGAGCGTAAAGCCGATCAAATTGATCTCGAAATTCGCACAGCTCGCCCAGGCGTTGTAGTTGGGCGCGGCGGCAGCGGCATTGAAGCCCTACGAGCTGGGCTACAAAAGAAGCTGCGTGACTTTAGTCGGCAGATTCGCATCAATGTGGTGGAAGTTGCCCGTGTCGATGCAGATGCGTCTCTAGTGGCTGAGTACATCGTGCAGCAGCTAGAGCGTCGGGTCGCTTTCCGCCGAGTCGTTCGTCAAACCTTGCAGCGGGCACAGCGGGCTGGGGTTGAAGGCATCAAAGTGCAAGTCAGTGGCCGCCTGAACGGAGCGGAAATTGCGCGGACAGAATGGACACGAGAAGGCCGCGTTCCCCTTCACACGCTACGGGCAGATGTGGACTACGCCTACCGAATTGCGCAGACAACCTATGGAGTTTTAGGGGTCAAAGTCTGGATCTTCCGCGGAGAAGTGATTCCAGGTCAGGAAGATCAAGCTCCAACCAACACGGTTCAGCCTCGGCGACGGCAGCAGCGACGACGACAGCAGTTCGAAGACCGATCTAATGAGGGGTAA
- the rpsS gene encoding 30S ribosomal protein S19, with product MSRSLKKGPFVADHLMRKIEVLNAKGDKQVIKTWSRASTILPQMIGHTIAVHNGRQHVPVYITEQMVGHKLGEFAPTRTFRGHAKSDKKARR from the coding sequence ATGTCGCGTTCCTTAAAGAAGGGACCCTTTGTTGCAGATCATCTGATGCGCAAGATTGAGGTTCTGAATGCGAAGGGAGATAAGCAGGTGATCAAGACTTGGTCGCGGGCATCTACTATCTTGCCGCAGATGATCGGTCATACGATCGCCGTCCACAACGGTCGTCAGCATGTGCCTGTCTACATCACCGAGCAAATGGTAGGCCATAAGCTGGGTGAATTTGCCCCGACTCGTACATTCCGGGGACATGCCAAAAGTGATAAGAAAGCGCGTCGATAG
- a CDS encoding 50S ribosomal protein L29: MALPKVEEARQLDDQALEAEIVATKRRLFELRFQRATRQLESGFHQFKHERHRLAQLMTVRRERLLSAAETAQMAAVSAPEEE, encoded by the coding sequence ATGGCTTTACCCAAGGTAGAAGAAGCACGTCAGCTAGATGATCAAGCTTTGGAAGCAGAGATTGTTGCCACTAAGCGGCGATTATTTGAGTTGCGATTCCAGCGGGCAACCCGTCAGCTAGAGTCGGGCTTTCATCAGTTCAAGCATGAGCGGCATCGTCTGGCCCAGTTAATGACGGTGCGCCGTGAGCGTCTACTGTCAGCAGCAGAAACAGCCCAAATGGCGGCAGTTAGTGCACCAGAAGAGGAATAG
- a CDS encoding 50S ribosomal protein L24 gives MHVKSGDTVQVISGKDKGKVGEVLEALPKKSKIVVKGVNIRTRHVKPTQEGESGQIVTEEAPIHSSNVMLYSEKQKVASRIGYTFTEEGRKVRVLKKTGEIID, from the coding sequence ATGCATGTTAAGTCAGGTGATACAGTACAAGTGATCTCCGGTAAAGATAAAGGCAAAGTAGGTGAGGTGCTAGAAGCGCTGCCGAAGAAGAGCAAAATCGTGGTCAAAGGCGTCAACATTCGAACCCGTCATGTGAAGCCCACTCAAGAAGGTGAATCTGGGCAGATTGTGACGGAAGAAGCGCCTATCCACAGCTCTAATGTCATGCTGTATTCCGAAAAGCAAAAGGTGGCTAGTCGCATTGGCTATACCTTTACGGAAGAAGGCCGAAAAGTCCGCGTATTGAAGAAAACCGGCGAAATTATCGACTAG
- the rplB gene encoding 50S ribosomal protein L2 has translation MGIRSYRPYTPGTRERTVSEFSEITRDEPEKSLTVSVHRPKGRNNRGVITCRHRGGGHKRLYRIIDFRRNKHNVPAKVAAIEYDPNRNARIALLHYQDGEKRYILHPASLAVGSEVIAGPDAPLEVGNALPLHKIPLGSVVHNVELQPGKGGQIVRAAGTSAQVVAKEGGYVTLKLPSTEVRMVRRECYATIGQVGHVDSRNITLGKAGRKRWLGRRPEVRGSVMNPVDHPHGGGEGRAPIGRSSPVTPWGKPALGQKTRKKNKRSDALIVRRRRRSSKRGRGGRNA, from the coding sequence ATGGGCATCCGTTCCTACCGGCCATATACCCCTGGAACCCGCGAGCGTACTGTTTCTGAATTCTCTGAAATCACACGCGACGAACCAGAAAAGTCCTTAACCGTTTCAGTTCATCGACCGAAAGGGCGCAATAATCGGGGTGTTATTACGTGTCGCCATCGTGGCGGAGGTCATAAGCGGCTCTATCGCATCATTGACTTTCGTCGTAACAAGCACAACGTTCCAGCTAAGGTGGCGGCCATTGAATATGACCCCAACCGGAATGCTCGTATCGCACTGCTGCACTACCAGGACGGTGAGAAGCGCTACATTCTGCATCCAGCTTCCCTGGCAGTAGGATCTGAGGTCATCGCCGGGCCCGACGCTCCTTTAGAGGTAGGCAACGCGTTACCGCTGCACAAAATCCCCCTAGGCAGCGTTGTCCACAATGTTGAACTACAGCCTGGTAAAGGTGGGCAAATTGTCCGTGCTGCTGGAACATCTGCTCAGGTAGTAGCCAAGGAGGGCGGGTATGTGACGCTGAAGCTACCCTCCACAGAGGTTCGCATGGTTCGACGTGAATGCTATGCCACCATTGGCCAGGTAGGACATGTAGACTCTCGCAACATCACCCTGGGTAAGGCTGGTCGGAAGCGCTGGTTAGGGCGTCGACCTGAAGTTCGAGGCAGCGTCATGAACCCGGTCGATCACCCCCATGGTGGGGGGGAAGGGCGAGCACCGATTGGTCGTAGTTCCCCCGTAACGCCTTGGGGCAAACCTGCATTAGGCCAAAAAACGCGGAAGAAGAACAAGCGGAGTGATGCATTGATTGTCCGCCGCCGCCGCCGTTCTTCTAAGCGTGGGCGGGGTGGGCGAAATGCCTAA
- the rplE gene encoding 50S ribosomal protein L5: MAEKLKTFYTEKVIPKLMEQFGYANIHQAPKLVKITVNRGLGEASQNAKALEASIAELGTITGQRPVVTRAKKAIAGFKIRQGMPVGVMVTLRSVRMYAFLNRLINLSLPRIRDFRGISPKSFDGRGNYTLGLREQLIFPEIEYDSIDQIRGMDVTIVTSANTDEEGRALLKELGMPFREN; this comes from the coding sequence ATGGCTGAAAAACTCAAAACGTTTTACACCGAGAAAGTTATCCCTAAGCTGATGGAGCAGTTTGGCTACGCCAACATTCATCAAGCTCCTAAATTGGTGAAGATAACAGTTAACCGAGGATTGGGAGAAGCGTCTCAAAATGCGAAGGCGCTAGAAGCATCGATTGCTGAGCTAGGCACCATTACTGGGCAGCGCCCCGTTGTAACCCGTGCCAAGAAGGCGATCGCGGGTTTCAAAATTCGTCAAGGCATGCCTGTCGGCGTGATGGTAACCCTGAGATCCGTACGCATGTATGCCTTCTTAAACCGTCTGATCAACTTATCCTTACCTCGCATTCGTGACTTTCGAGGCATTAGCCCTAAGAGCTTTGATGGTCGGGGCAACTACACATTGGGCTTGCGTGAGCAGCTTATCTTCCCCGAGATCGAATATGACAGCATCGACCAGATACGCGGTATGGACGTCACGATTGTGACTTCAGCAAATACAGATGAAGAAGGACGCGCCTTGCTGAAGGAGTTAGGCATGCCCTTTCGGGAGAACTAG
- a CDS encoding NAD(P)/FAD-dependent oxidoreductase, giving the protein MVDTAPSNPIATVPSSASIPHRVVIVGGGFGGLYATQALRKSPVAVTLIDRRNFHLFQPLLYQVATGALSPGDIASPLRAVLKRQKNTQVLLDEMVGLDPQQQQIFTKEGATVPYDSLILATGGAHHYFGNDHWEPIAPSIKTIEDALEVRRRIFLAFEKAERETDPAAKAALLTFVVIGGGPTGVELAGAIADLAYNTLKQDFRSVDTRQTRIILVEGMDRVLPPFDPALSENAAQSLKKLGVQIRTKTFVTNLDGENVTFRSGEAEETIRAHTILWAAGVRASSLSQVLAEKTGAPCDRGGRVMVEPDFSVPNFPNIFVIGDLAHYAHQGEKPLPGVAPVAMQGGQYVARVIRDRLQNRPTPAFHYNDSGSLAIIGRNAAVVDLNWTKLTGFPAWLVWAFVHVLFLIEFDNKLIVMTQWMWNYFTRNQGARLITGRDVVKSDEAFTVQ; this is encoded by the coding sequence ATGGTTGATACTGCGCCTTCTAACCCGATCGCTACCGTCCCGTCGTCTGCTTCAATTCCTCACCGGGTCGTGATTGTGGGAGGAGGATTTGGTGGACTGTATGCAACCCAGGCATTAAGAAAGTCGCCAGTCGCGGTCACCCTGATAGATCGTCGCAACTTTCATCTATTTCAACCGTTGCTGTATCAGGTGGCTACGGGGGCGCTTTCACCTGGGGATATTGCCTCGCCTCTGCGGGCGGTGCTGAAGCGCCAGAAAAATACTCAAGTGCTGCTAGATGAAATGGTGGGGTTAGACCCTCAGCAGCAGCAGATTTTCACTAAAGAAGGGGCCACCGTCCCCTACGACAGTCTGATTTTAGCGACCGGGGGTGCCCATCATTACTTTGGTAATGATCATTGGGAGCCCATTGCCCCGAGTATTAAAACGATTGAAGATGCTTTGGAAGTGCGTCGCCGCATTTTTCTCGCCTTTGAAAAAGCTGAACGCGAAACCGACCCCGCGGCTAAGGCGGCACTGCTAACCTTTGTGGTTATCGGTGGTGGCCCGACAGGAGTAGAACTGGCTGGGGCGATCGCGGACTTGGCTTATAACACCCTAAAGCAGGATTTCCGCAGCGTTGACACCCGCCAAACCCGAATCATCTTGGTCGAGGGCATGGATCGGGTGCTGCCTCCCTTCGATCCAGCGCTGTCGGAAAACGCTGCCCAGTCTTTAAAAAAGCTCGGAGTTCAGATTCGTACGAAAACCTTTGTGACCAATCTGGATGGAGAGAATGTCACGTTTCGCAGTGGGGAAGCCGAAGAAACGATCCGAGCCCACACGATTTTATGGGCTGCTGGGGTGCGAGCGTCTTCTCTGAGTCAGGTGCTGGCAGAGAAAACAGGGGCTCCGTGCGATCGCGGAGGTCGTGTCATGGTAGAGCCGGACTTCAGCGTGCCCAATTTCCCTAACATCTTTGTGATTGGTGACTTGGCCCACTATGCCCATCAAGGGGAGAAACCGTTGCCTGGTGTTGCGCCAGTAGCGATGCAGGGGGGGCAATACGTGGCAAGGGTGATTCGCGATCGCCTACAAAACCGACCGACTCCAGCGTTTCACTATAACGACAGCGGCAGCCTTGCCATCATCGGGCGTAATGCCGCAGTTGTAGACCTGAATTGGACAAAACTCACAGGCTTTCCGGCCTGGTTAGTGTGGGCGTTTGTCCATGTGTTATTCCTGATTGAGTTTGATAACAAGCTGATCGTCATGACCCAGTGGATGTGGAATTATTTCACTCGCAATCAAGGGGCCAGGCTGATCACAGGGCGTGATGTTGTCAAAAGTGATGAAGCATTTACCGTGCAGTGA
- the rpsH gene encoding 30S ribosomal protein S8 produces the protein MAANDTIADMLTRIRNANLARHQTVDIPSTRMTRSIAKVLQDEGFISSYEQSGEGIQRKLVIALKYRGKSRDPIIKNLKRISRPGLRVYSNRKELPRVLGGIGIAIISTSSGIMTDRDARQQGIGGEVLCYVW, from the coding sequence ATGGCGGCTAACGACACAATCGCAGATATGCTGACGCGGATTCGGAATGCAAATCTCGCGCGTCATCAGACTGTGGATATTCCCTCCACGAGGATGACGCGGAGTATTGCCAAAGTGCTGCAAGATGAAGGGTTTATCAGCAGCTATGAGCAGTCCGGGGAGGGGATTCAGCGTAAACTCGTGATTGCGCTCAAGTATCGGGGTAAGTCACGGGATCCTATTATCAAAAACCTGAAGCGCATCAGCCGTCCTGGTCTGCGGGTTTACTCTAACCGCAAGGAGCTGCCTCGGGTTCTGGGCGGTATTGGTATTGCGATCATCTCCACCTCCAGTGGCATCATGACCGACCGCGACGCTCGACAGCAAGGCATTGGTGGAGAGGTACTTTGTTATGTCTGGTAA
- a CDS encoding 50S ribosomal protein L23 — protein sequence MTKAFAPDTLADLIRRPIVTEKATLLLENNQYTFEVTPKATKPEIKAAIEELFDVKVIGVSTANPPRKKRRVGRFEGFRARYKRAIVTLAPGDTIPLFPDL from the coding sequence GTGACTAAGGCATTCGCTCCAGACACCCTGGCAGATTTGATCCGGCGACCGATTGTTACCGAGAAAGCAACGCTGCTACTTGAGAACAATCAGTACACCTTTGAGGTAACGCCAAAGGCCACTAAGCCAGAGATCAAAGCTGCCATTGAAGAATTGTTTGATGTGAAAGTTATTGGCGTGAGTACGGCCAATCCCCCTCGAAAGAAGCGGCGAGTTGGTCGCTTCGAGGGATTTCGTGCTCGATATAAAAGGGCCATCGTAACGTTGGCTCCAGGTGACACCATTCCGCTATTTCCTGACCTTTAA
- the rplD gene encoding 50S ribosomal protein L4: MVECVVQDWQGQEAGKTSVDLKVAKPENASHIVHRALVRQMHNARQGTLSTKTRSEVRGGGRKPWRQKGTGRARAGSSRSPLWKGGGVIFGPKPRDFSIKMNRKERRLALRTAFQSRCDDMVVVQEFADQLQRPKTREVIAAMERWGITSDQKVLLILSELHENVVLSVRNISRVKLISATNLSVYDLLAADRVVVTLAAMEKIQEVYGD; encoded by the coding sequence ATGGTTGAGTGCGTTGTTCAAGATTGGCAGGGGCAAGAGGCTGGGAAAACCTCAGTCGATCTCAAGGTTGCTAAGCCAGAAAATGCCTCCCACATTGTGCATCGGGCATTGGTCAGGCAGATGCACAATGCTCGACAGGGAACGCTATCCACCAAAACCCGTTCAGAGGTTCGGGGAGGGGGGCGTAAGCCTTGGCGACAAAAGGGAACCGGACGGGCTCGGGCAGGGTCTAGCCGTTCTCCTCTCTGGAAAGGCGGGGGCGTTATCTTTGGCCCCAAGCCGAGAGACTTTAGCATCAAGATGAACCGCAAGGAGCGCCGTCTAGCGCTTCGGACTGCTTTTCAAAGCCGCTGTGATGACATGGTTGTGGTTCAAGAGTTTGCAGACCAGCTGCAACGACCTAAAACCCGAGAAGTCATTGCTGCAATGGAGCGCTGGGGTATCACCTCTGATCAAAAAGTACTTTTGATCTTATCGGAACTGCATGAGAATGTGGTTCTCTCTGTTCGTAACATCAGTCGCGTGAAACTCATTTCTGCGACTAACTTGAGCGTGTATGACTTACTCGCAGCTGATCGAGTAGTGGTGACTTTGGCAGCAATGGAGAAAATCCAGGAGGTTTATGGTGACTAA
- the rpsQ gene encoding 30S ribosomal protein S17: MAVKERVGLVVSDKMQKTVVVAVENRVPHPKYGKIVVRTKRYKVHDEEDGCRIGDRVRIRETRPLSRTKRWTVADILSRASEV, from the coding sequence ATGGCAGTCAAAGAAAGAGTCGGGCTTGTCGTTAGCGACAAGATGCAAAAGACGGTTGTGGTAGCCGTGGAAAATCGAGTTCCACATCCAAAGTACGGCAAGATTGTGGTGCGGACGAAGCGGTACAAAGTTCATGACGAGGAAGATGGATGCCGCATCGGCGATCGCGTACGAATCCGTGAGACCCGTCCCCTCAGCCGAACAAAGCGATGGACAGTAGCCGACATTCTAAGTCGGGCATCAGAGGTCTGA